In one Pseudomonas sp. 31-12 genomic region, the following are encoded:
- the ftsE gene encoding cell division ATP-binding protein FtsE, producing MIRFEQVGKRYPNGHVGLHELSFRVRRGEFLFVTGHSGAGKSTLLRLLLAMERPTTGKLLLAGQDLATISNAQIPYLRRQIGVVFQNHQLLFDRTVFNNVALPLQILGLSKAEIVKRVDSALERVALSDKTDLYPGDLSTGQQQRVGIARAIVHRPALLLADEPTGNLDPRLAAEIMGVFEDINRLGTSVLIASHDLALIARMRHRMLTLQRGRLIGDGEAGV from the coding sequence ATGATTCGTTTCGAACAGGTCGGTAAACGCTACCCGAACGGTCACGTCGGCTTGCATGAGCTGAGTTTTCGAGTCCGCCGGGGGGAGTTTTTGTTTGTGACCGGCCATTCCGGTGCCGGTAAAAGCACCTTGTTGCGGCTGCTGCTGGCGATGGAGCGTCCGACCACCGGCAAATTGCTGCTGGCCGGCCAGGACCTCGCCACCATCAGCAACGCGCAGATTCCTTACCTGCGCCGGCAGATCGGTGTGGTGTTCCAGAATCACCAGTTGCTGTTCGATCGCACGGTGTTCAACAACGTCGCGCTGCCCCTGCAGATCCTCGGTCTGTCGAAGGCCGAGATCGTCAAGCGCGTGGATTCGGCACTTGAGCGCGTGGCGCTGTCGGATAAAACCGATCTGTACCCCGGCGACCTGTCCACCGGTCAGCAACAGCGCGTCGGCATCGCCCGCGCCATCGTCCATCGACCGGCCTTGCTGCTGGCGGACGAACCGACCGGTAACCTCGACCCGCGCCTGGCGGCCGAGATCATGGGCGTGTTCGAAGACATCAACCGTCTGGGCACCAGCGTGTTGATCGCCAGTCACGACCTCGCGCTGATCGCCCGCATGCGTCATCGCATGCTGACGCTGCAACGCGGCCGATTGATCGGCGACGGGGAGGCGGGCGTATGA